A DNA window from Primulina tabacum isolate GXHZ01 chromosome 12, ASM2559414v2, whole genome shotgun sequence contains the following coding sequences:
- the LOC142520508 gene encoding protein JOKA2-like isoform X1, with the protein MTHDFSPIWAMEVPTMVIKVKYQETHRRFNVRVTDDEIDLNMDRLREKLLTLFNLTPNTELMLSYIDEDGDEVALVDDDDLCDVRKQALDPLRITIKLNSEKNGIRHCPSGNSTPLKSQSVQQPLQNCRKILKPVPEPLYETVVKLSSDLASKASSSASGVTDLVEYFSKVGLSYLAHHSDSQHAARTMTQSDVTESSAAATTTKNLEPSKVDGATLKVPSNGGSDKRSLRHNESLENQKEQWFHLLNDEKLGIASGVIMKATSLTVPGFNEVALESQNISVGQPVIAESKVVPDRVDKKETAMKERIEKIGEFHAKDKPFVTTSHLPPVLNTDWFIGKIGSGCNFPTEKATNIRGPSLQPYPFNSSASNPIKVDHVGGRTKSLFLGSFGNSTSSIWAPYRGILNSPDLCSSPSPTDDCPISRIPVENAKAFQSHPASRLVTSSGCGSQIVDTFHVFHCGIFCDGCGVHPITGPRFKSKVKENYDLCMICFAEMGNASDYIRIDRPVVYPHHVLYDSHAKDRDPVSSQDCRGFKVKSCLSKMDSCFITDVNIPDNTVMAPLTPFTKVWRLKNNGIIVWPKKTIIFWMGGDKLSNELSVELKIPATGLAINQELDVAVDCIAPELPGKYESCWGLASPSGQRFGQLIWIRIKVVTSVAAKPLENIRSFNLNLPPLSSCLNDPETINVVPESIVENCQIDPENNYNSFVPSYTAPVSHPIFDLSNMAAAFPSIRSDVLHPFLPLPDINLPASEDEGMSFKSVNLNNDVSTMSEDDLDLDDVSEISEWDSILDELLDMGFYDIETNKKLLEKNNGSIKHVVMELIAAESK; encoded by the exons ATGACGCATGACTTCTCACcaatat GGGCTATGGAAGTTCCAACTATGGTGATCAAG GTCAAATATCAAGAAACACACAGGCGTTTCAATGTTCGGGTTACTGATGATGAAATTGATCTCAACATGGATCGTTTAAGGGAGAAGCTTCTTACCCTCTTCAACTTAACTCCAAATACTGAACTAATGCTCAGTTATATTGATGAAGATGGTGATGAGGTGGCTCTTGTTGATGATGATGATCTTTGTGATGTGAGGAAGCAGGCGCTGGACCCTTTGAGAATTACGATCAAGCTGAATTCTGAAAAAAATGGCATACGACACTGTCCAAGTGGAAATTCTACTCCCTTGAAATCTCAATCCGTGCAACAACCATTGCAAAATTGCCGTAAAATTCTGAAACCTGTTCCAGAGCCGCTCTATGAAACCGTCGTGAAGTTGTCCAGTGATTTGGCATCCAAAGCTTCGTCCTCTGCTTCAGGTGTTACTGACCTTGTTGAGTACTTCTCAAAAGTGGGCCTGTCCTACTTGGCCCATCATTCAGATTCCCAACATGCAGCAAGAACCATGACCCAGAGTGATGTTACTGAAAGCAGTGCAGCTGCCACAACAACCAAAAACTTGGAACCCTCCAAGGTTGATGGAGCCACACTGAAGGTTCCATCAAATGGTGGATCTGATAAGCGATCTCTTAGACACAATGAGAGCTTAGAAAATCAAAAGGAACAATGGTTTCACTTGTTAAATGATGAGAAACTTGGAATTGCTTCTGGAGTAATCATGAAGGCTACATCTTTAACAGTGCCTGGCTTTAATGAAGTGGCACTTGAGTCGCAGAATATCAGTGTTGGCCAGCCTGTGATTGCTGAATCTAAGGTTGTGCCCGATAGAGTCGATAAAAAAGAAACTGCCATGAAAGAAAGGATCGAAAAAATTGGGGAATTTCATGCAAAGGACAAGCCTTTTGTGACAACATCTCACCTCCCCCCTGTTCTAAACACAGATTGGTTTATCGGGAAGATTGGCAGCGGATGTAATTTTCCTACTGAAAAGGCTACCAATATACGAGGTCCTAGCCTTCAACCATATCCTTTCAATTCCAGTGCTTCCAATCCTATTAAGGTAGACCATGTTGGTGGCAGGACTAAATCTTTATTCCTCGGAAGTTTTGGGAACTCTACAAGCTCAATTTGGGCTCCTTATCGCGGTATTTTAAATAGTCCGGACCTGTGTTCAAGTCCTAGTCCCACAGATGACTGCCCGATTTCCAGAATACCTGTAGAAAATGCCAAAGCTTTTCAATCTCATCCTGCTTCAAGGCTGGTTACGTCTAGCGGGTGCGGTAGTCAAATTGTTGACACTTTCCATGTCTTTCACTGCGGCATCTTCTGTGACGGTTGTGGGGTCCATCCTATTACTGGCCCTAGGTTCAAGTCAAAAGT AAAGGAGAACTACGATCTGTGCATGATCTGTTTTGCGGAAATGGGAAATGCAAGTGACTATATCAGAATTGATCGCCCTGTGGTTTATCCACACCATGTGTTGTATGATTCT CATGCCAAGGATCGGGATCCGGTTTCATCACAGGATTGCAGGGGTTTTAAGGTTAAATCATGTCTGTCCAAGATGGATAGTTGCTTCATTACAGATGTGAATATACCCGATAATACTGTTATGGCACCTTTAACTCCATTTACCAAGGTTTGGCGACTGAAGAACAATGGTATAATTGTGTGGCCCAAGAAAACAATCATTTTCTGGATGGGAGGAGATAAATTGAGCAATGAACTTTCTGTTGAGTTAAAG ATTCCTGCAACTGGTTTGGCCATTAACCAGGAGCTTGATGTTGCTGTTGATTGCATTGCTCCTGAGCTTCCAGGAAAGTATGAATCTTGCTGGGGATTGGCTTCCCCCTCCGGACAAAGGTTTGGGCAACTCATTTGGATTCGGATCAAG GTTGTTACTTCTGTTGCAGCGAAGCCACTGGAAAATATTAGGAGCTTTAACCTGAACTTACCTCCTCTGAGCAGTTGTTTAAATGATCCTGAAACTATTAATGTGGTTCCAGAATCAATTGTTGAAAATTGTCAAATTGATCCTGAGAATAACTATAATAGTTTTGTTCCTTCTTATACTGCACCTGTTTCACATCCTATTTTTGATCTCTCAAATATGGCAGCGGCTTTCCCTTCGATAAGATCTGATGTGCTTCATCCTTTTCTACCATTGCCTGATATAAACTTACCTGCATCTGAAGACGAGGGAATGAGCTTCAAATCTGTTAATTTAAACAATGATGTATCGACAATGAGCGAGGATGATCTGGACCTGGACGATGTTTCAGAGATTTCTGAGTGGGATAGTATCCTAGATGAGCTTTTGGATATG GGCTTCTATGATATAGAAACGAACAAGAAGCTACTTGAGAAGAACAATGGAAGCATCAAGCATGTCGTCATGGAGCTTATTGCTGCAGAAAGTAAATGA
- the LOC142520508 gene encoding protein JOKA2-like isoform X4, whose product MEVPTMVIKVKYQETHRRFNVRVTDDEIDLNMDRLREKLLTLFNLTPNTELMLSYIDEDGDEVALVDDDDLCDVRKQALDPLRITIKLNSEKNGIRHCPSGNSTPLKSQSVQQPLQNCRKILKPVPEPLYETVVKLSSDLASKASSSASGVTDLVEYFSKVGLSYLAHHSDSQHAARTMTQSDVTESSAAATTTKNLEPSKVDGATLKVPSNGGSDKRSLRHNESLENQKEQWFHLLNDEKLGIASGVIMKATSLTVPGFNEVALESQNISVGQPVIAESKVVPDRVDKKETAMKERIEKIGEFHAKDKPFVTTSHLPPVLNTDWFIGKIGSGCNFPTEKATNIRGPSLQPYPFNSSASNPIKVDHVGGRTKSLFLGSFGNSTSSIWAPYRGILNSPDLCSSPSPTDDCPISRIPVENAKAFQSHPASRLVTSSGCGSQIVDTFHVFHCGIFCDGCGVHPITGPRFKSKVKENYDLCMICFAEMGNASDYIRIDRPVVYPHHVLYDSHAKDRDPVSSQDCRGFKVKSCLSKMDSCFITDVNIPDNTVMAPLTPFTKVWRLKNNGIIVWPKKTIIFWMGGDKLSNELSVELKIPATGLAINQELDVAVDCIAPELPGKYESCWGLASPSGQRFGQLIWIRIKVVTSVAAKPLENIRSFNLNLPPLSSCLNDPETINVVPESIVENCQIDPENNYNSFVPSYTAPVSHPIFDLSNMAAAFPSIRSDVLHPFLPLPDINLPASEDEGMSFKSVNLNNDVSTMSEDDLDLDDVSEISEWDSILDELLDMGFYDIETNKKLLEKNNGSIKHVVMELIAAESK is encoded by the exons ATGGAAGTTCCAACTATGGTGATCAAG GTCAAATATCAAGAAACACACAGGCGTTTCAATGTTCGGGTTACTGATGATGAAATTGATCTCAACATGGATCGTTTAAGGGAGAAGCTTCTTACCCTCTTCAACTTAACTCCAAATACTGAACTAATGCTCAGTTATATTGATGAAGATGGTGATGAGGTGGCTCTTGTTGATGATGATGATCTTTGTGATGTGAGGAAGCAGGCGCTGGACCCTTTGAGAATTACGATCAAGCTGAATTCTGAAAAAAATGGCATACGACACTGTCCAAGTGGAAATTCTACTCCCTTGAAATCTCAATCCGTGCAACAACCATTGCAAAATTGCCGTAAAATTCTGAAACCTGTTCCAGAGCCGCTCTATGAAACCGTCGTGAAGTTGTCCAGTGATTTGGCATCCAAAGCTTCGTCCTCTGCTTCAGGTGTTACTGACCTTGTTGAGTACTTCTCAAAAGTGGGCCTGTCCTACTTGGCCCATCATTCAGATTCCCAACATGCAGCAAGAACCATGACCCAGAGTGATGTTACTGAAAGCAGTGCAGCTGCCACAACAACCAAAAACTTGGAACCCTCCAAGGTTGATGGAGCCACACTGAAGGTTCCATCAAATGGTGGATCTGATAAGCGATCTCTTAGACACAATGAGAGCTTAGAAAATCAAAAGGAACAATGGTTTCACTTGTTAAATGATGAGAAACTTGGAATTGCTTCTGGAGTAATCATGAAGGCTACATCTTTAACAGTGCCTGGCTTTAATGAAGTGGCACTTGAGTCGCAGAATATCAGTGTTGGCCAGCCTGTGATTGCTGAATCTAAGGTTGTGCCCGATAGAGTCGATAAAAAAGAAACTGCCATGAAAGAAAGGATCGAAAAAATTGGGGAATTTCATGCAAAGGACAAGCCTTTTGTGACAACATCTCACCTCCCCCCTGTTCTAAACACAGATTGGTTTATCGGGAAGATTGGCAGCGGATGTAATTTTCCTACTGAAAAGGCTACCAATATACGAGGTCCTAGCCTTCAACCATATCCTTTCAATTCCAGTGCTTCCAATCCTATTAAGGTAGACCATGTTGGTGGCAGGACTAAATCTTTATTCCTCGGAAGTTTTGGGAACTCTACAAGCTCAATTTGGGCTCCTTATCGCGGTATTTTAAATAGTCCGGACCTGTGTTCAAGTCCTAGTCCCACAGATGACTGCCCGATTTCCAGAATACCTGTAGAAAATGCCAAAGCTTTTCAATCTCATCCTGCTTCAAGGCTGGTTACGTCTAGCGGGTGCGGTAGTCAAATTGTTGACACTTTCCATGTCTTTCACTGCGGCATCTTCTGTGACGGTTGTGGGGTCCATCCTATTACTGGCCCTAGGTTCAAGTCAAAAGT AAAGGAGAACTACGATCTGTGCATGATCTGTTTTGCGGAAATGGGAAATGCAAGTGACTATATCAGAATTGATCGCCCTGTGGTTTATCCACACCATGTGTTGTATGATTCT CATGCCAAGGATCGGGATCCGGTTTCATCACAGGATTGCAGGGGTTTTAAGGTTAAATCATGTCTGTCCAAGATGGATAGTTGCTTCATTACAGATGTGAATATACCCGATAATACTGTTATGGCACCTTTAACTCCATTTACCAAGGTTTGGCGACTGAAGAACAATGGTATAATTGTGTGGCCCAAGAAAACAATCATTTTCTGGATGGGAGGAGATAAATTGAGCAATGAACTTTCTGTTGAGTTAAAG ATTCCTGCAACTGGTTTGGCCATTAACCAGGAGCTTGATGTTGCTGTTGATTGCATTGCTCCTGAGCTTCCAGGAAAGTATGAATCTTGCTGGGGATTGGCTTCCCCCTCCGGACAAAGGTTTGGGCAACTCATTTGGATTCGGATCAAG GTTGTTACTTCTGTTGCAGCGAAGCCACTGGAAAATATTAGGAGCTTTAACCTGAACTTACCTCCTCTGAGCAGTTGTTTAAATGATCCTGAAACTATTAATGTGGTTCCAGAATCAATTGTTGAAAATTGTCAAATTGATCCTGAGAATAACTATAATAGTTTTGTTCCTTCTTATACTGCACCTGTTTCACATCCTATTTTTGATCTCTCAAATATGGCAGCGGCTTTCCCTTCGATAAGATCTGATGTGCTTCATCCTTTTCTACCATTGCCTGATATAAACTTACCTGCATCTGAAGACGAGGGAATGAGCTTCAAATCTGTTAATTTAAACAATGATGTATCGACAATGAGCGAGGATGATCTGGACCTGGACGATGTTTCAGAGATTTCTGAGTGGGATAGTATCCTAGATGAGCTTTTGGATATG GGCTTCTATGATATAGAAACGAACAAGAAGCTACTTGAGAAGAACAATGGAAGCATCAAGCATGTCGTCATGGAGCTTATTGCTGCAGAAAGTAAATGA
- the LOC142520508 gene encoding protein JOKA2-like isoform X2, with the protein MTSHQYVWAMEVPTMVIKVKYQETHRRFNVRVTDDEIDLNMDRLREKLLTLFNLTPNTELMLSYIDEDGDEVALVDDDDLCDVRKQALDPLRITIKLNSEKNGIRHCPSGNSTPLKSQSVQQPLQNCRKILKPVPEPLYETVVKLSSDLASKASSSASGVTDLVEYFSKVGLSYLAHHSDSQHAARTMTQSDVTESSAAATTTKNLEPSKVDGATLKVPSNGGSDKRSLRHNESLENQKEQWFHLLNDEKLGIASGVIMKATSLTVPGFNEVALESQNISVGQPVIAESKVVPDRVDKKETAMKERIEKIGEFHAKDKPFVTTSHLPPVLNTDWFIGKIGSGCNFPTEKATNIRGPSLQPYPFNSSASNPIKVDHVGGRTKSLFLGSFGNSTSSIWAPYRGILNSPDLCSSPSPTDDCPISRIPVENAKAFQSHPASRLVTSSGCGSQIVDTFHVFHCGIFCDGCGVHPITGPRFKSKVKENYDLCMICFAEMGNASDYIRIDRPVVYPHHVLYDSHAKDRDPVSSQDCRGFKVKSCLSKMDSCFITDVNIPDNTVMAPLTPFTKVWRLKNNGIIVWPKKTIIFWMGGDKLSNELSVELKIPATGLAINQELDVAVDCIAPELPGKYESCWGLASPSGQRFGQLIWIRIKVVTSVAAKPLENIRSFNLNLPPLSSCLNDPETINVVPESIVENCQIDPENNYNSFVPSYTAPVSHPIFDLSNMAAAFPSIRSDVLHPFLPLPDINLPASEDEGMSFKSVNLNNDVSTMSEDDLDLDDVSEISEWDSILDELLDMGFYDIETNKKLLEKNNGSIKHVVMELIAAESK; encoded by the exons ATGACTTCTCACcaatatgtat GGGCTATGGAAGTTCCAACTATGGTGATCAAG GTCAAATATCAAGAAACACACAGGCGTTTCAATGTTCGGGTTACTGATGATGAAATTGATCTCAACATGGATCGTTTAAGGGAGAAGCTTCTTACCCTCTTCAACTTAACTCCAAATACTGAACTAATGCTCAGTTATATTGATGAAGATGGTGATGAGGTGGCTCTTGTTGATGATGATGATCTTTGTGATGTGAGGAAGCAGGCGCTGGACCCTTTGAGAATTACGATCAAGCTGAATTCTGAAAAAAATGGCATACGACACTGTCCAAGTGGAAATTCTACTCCCTTGAAATCTCAATCCGTGCAACAACCATTGCAAAATTGCCGTAAAATTCTGAAACCTGTTCCAGAGCCGCTCTATGAAACCGTCGTGAAGTTGTCCAGTGATTTGGCATCCAAAGCTTCGTCCTCTGCTTCAGGTGTTACTGACCTTGTTGAGTACTTCTCAAAAGTGGGCCTGTCCTACTTGGCCCATCATTCAGATTCCCAACATGCAGCAAGAACCATGACCCAGAGTGATGTTACTGAAAGCAGTGCAGCTGCCACAACAACCAAAAACTTGGAACCCTCCAAGGTTGATGGAGCCACACTGAAGGTTCCATCAAATGGTGGATCTGATAAGCGATCTCTTAGACACAATGAGAGCTTAGAAAATCAAAAGGAACAATGGTTTCACTTGTTAAATGATGAGAAACTTGGAATTGCTTCTGGAGTAATCATGAAGGCTACATCTTTAACAGTGCCTGGCTTTAATGAAGTGGCACTTGAGTCGCAGAATATCAGTGTTGGCCAGCCTGTGATTGCTGAATCTAAGGTTGTGCCCGATAGAGTCGATAAAAAAGAAACTGCCATGAAAGAAAGGATCGAAAAAATTGGGGAATTTCATGCAAAGGACAAGCCTTTTGTGACAACATCTCACCTCCCCCCTGTTCTAAACACAGATTGGTTTATCGGGAAGATTGGCAGCGGATGTAATTTTCCTACTGAAAAGGCTACCAATATACGAGGTCCTAGCCTTCAACCATATCCTTTCAATTCCAGTGCTTCCAATCCTATTAAGGTAGACCATGTTGGTGGCAGGACTAAATCTTTATTCCTCGGAAGTTTTGGGAACTCTACAAGCTCAATTTGGGCTCCTTATCGCGGTATTTTAAATAGTCCGGACCTGTGTTCAAGTCCTAGTCCCACAGATGACTGCCCGATTTCCAGAATACCTGTAGAAAATGCCAAAGCTTTTCAATCTCATCCTGCTTCAAGGCTGGTTACGTCTAGCGGGTGCGGTAGTCAAATTGTTGACACTTTCCATGTCTTTCACTGCGGCATCTTCTGTGACGGTTGTGGGGTCCATCCTATTACTGGCCCTAGGTTCAAGTCAAAAGT AAAGGAGAACTACGATCTGTGCATGATCTGTTTTGCGGAAATGGGAAATGCAAGTGACTATATCAGAATTGATCGCCCTGTGGTTTATCCACACCATGTGTTGTATGATTCT CATGCCAAGGATCGGGATCCGGTTTCATCACAGGATTGCAGGGGTTTTAAGGTTAAATCATGTCTGTCCAAGATGGATAGTTGCTTCATTACAGATGTGAATATACCCGATAATACTGTTATGGCACCTTTAACTCCATTTACCAAGGTTTGGCGACTGAAGAACAATGGTATAATTGTGTGGCCCAAGAAAACAATCATTTTCTGGATGGGAGGAGATAAATTGAGCAATGAACTTTCTGTTGAGTTAAAG ATTCCTGCAACTGGTTTGGCCATTAACCAGGAGCTTGATGTTGCTGTTGATTGCATTGCTCCTGAGCTTCCAGGAAAGTATGAATCTTGCTGGGGATTGGCTTCCCCCTCCGGACAAAGGTTTGGGCAACTCATTTGGATTCGGATCAAG GTTGTTACTTCTGTTGCAGCGAAGCCACTGGAAAATATTAGGAGCTTTAACCTGAACTTACCTCCTCTGAGCAGTTGTTTAAATGATCCTGAAACTATTAATGTGGTTCCAGAATCAATTGTTGAAAATTGTCAAATTGATCCTGAGAATAACTATAATAGTTTTGTTCCTTCTTATACTGCACCTGTTTCACATCCTATTTTTGATCTCTCAAATATGGCAGCGGCTTTCCCTTCGATAAGATCTGATGTGCTTCATCCTTTTCTACCATTGCCTGATATAAACTTACCTGCATCTGAAGACGAGGGAATGAGCTTCAAATCTGTTAATTTAAACAATGATGTATCGACAATGAGCGAGGATGATCTGGACCTGGACGATGTTTCAGAGATTTCTGAGTGGGATAGTATCCTAGATGAGCTTTTGGATATG GGCTTCTATGATATAGAAACGAACAAGAAGCTACTTGAGAAGAACAATGGAAGCATCAAGCATGTCGTCATGGAGCTTATTGCTGCAGAAAGTAAATGA
- the LOC142520381 gene encoding uncharacterized protein LOC142520381 — protein sequence MKKDSKQEEQGPDVEILKAVAQAWHGHSNNSKTTTTTLESDACRQYFKSKPSRFKIEAIRMTIKRDRCNASWDFRQSLWDSYEIVTVSKKLEMGLVVNDDSFVGTRSQDGSIKRRQESKNSLRNLFNKMSSKRLQDDG from the coding sequence ATGAAGAAGGACTCAAAGCAAGAAGAACAAGGACCAGATGTCGAAATCCTCAAGGCCGTGGCGCAAGCATGGCATGGCCATTCGAACAACTCGAAGACAACCACCACCACCTTAGAATCTGATGCTTGCAGGCAATATTTCAAGAGCAAGCCGAGCAGATTCAAAATCGAAGCGATAAGAATGACTATCAAAAGAGACCGATGCAACGCTAGTTGGGATTTCAGGCAGTCGCTTTGGGATTCGTATGAGATTGTGACGGTCTCGAAGAAGTTGGAGATGGGGCTAGTAGTGAACGACGACTCGTTTGTAGGAACACGTAGCCAAGATGGAAGTATAAAGAGGCGGCAGGAGAGTAAGAATAGTTTGAGGAATTTGTTCAATAAGATGTCATCCAAGAGATTGCAGGACGATGGGTAA
- the LOC142520508 gene encoding protein JOKA2-like isoform X3 — MTHDFSPIWAMEVPTMVIKVKYQETHRRFNVRVTDDEIDLNMDRLREKLLTLFNLTPNTELMLSYIDEDGDEVALVDDDDLCDVRKQALDPLRITIKLNSEKNGIRHCPSGNSTPLKSQSVQQPLQNCRKILKPVPEPLYETVVKLSSDLASKASSSASGVTDLVEYFSKVGLSYLAHHSDSQHAARTMTQSDVTESSAAATTTKNLEPSKVDGATLKVPSNGGSDKRSLRHNESLENQKEQWFHLLNDEKLGIASGVIMKATSLTVPGFNEVALESQNISVGQPVIAESKVVPDRVDKKETAMKERIEKIGEFHAKDKPFVTTSHLPPVLNTDWFIGKIGSGCNFPTEKATNIRGPSLQPYPFNSSASNPIKVDHVGGRTKSLFLGSFGNSTSSIWAPYRGILNSPDLCSSPSPTDDCPISRIPVENAKAFQSHPASRLVTSSGCGSQIVDTFHVFHCGIFCDGCGVHPITGPRFKSKVKENYDLCMICFAEMGNASDYIRIDRPVVYPHHVLYDSHAKDRDPVSSQDCRGFKVKSCLSKMDSCFITDVNIPDNTVMAPLTPFTKVWRLKNNGIIVWPKKTIIFWMGGDKLSNELSVELKIPATGLAINQELDVAVDCIAPELPGKYESCWGLASPSGQRFGQLIWIRIKPLENIRSFNLNLPPLSSCLNDPETINVVPESIVENCQIDPENNYNSFVPSYTAPVSHPIFDLSNMAAAFPSIRSDVLHPFLPLPDINLPASEDEGMSFKSVNLNNDVSTMSEDDLDLDDVSEISEWDSILDELLDMGFYDIETNKKLLEKNNGSIKHVVMELIAAESK, encoded by the exons ATGACGCATGACTTCTCACcaatat GGGCTATGGAAGTTCCAACTATGGTGATCAAG GTCAAATATCAAGAAACACACAGGCGTTTCAATGTTCGGGTTACTGATGATGAAATTGATCTCAACATGGATCGTTTAAGGGAGAAGCTTCTTACCCTCTTCAACTTAACTCCAAATACTGAACTAATGCTCAGTTATATTGATGAAGATGGTGATGAGGTGGCTCTTGTTGATGATGATGATCTTTGTGATGTGAGGAAGCAGGCGCTGGACCCTTTGAGAATTACGATCAAGCTGAATTCTGAAAAAAATGGCATACGACACTGTCCAAGTGGAAATTCTACTCCCTTGAAATCTCAATCCGTGCAACAACCATTGCAAAATTGCCGTAAAATTCTGAAACCTGTTCCAGAGCCGCTCTATGAAACCGTCGTGAAGTTGTCCAGTGATTTGGCATCCAAAGCTTCGTCCTCTGCTTCAGGTGTTACTGACCTTGTTGAGTACTTCTCAAAAGTGGGCCTGTCCTACTTGGCCCATCATTCAGATTCCCAACATGCAGCAAGAACCATGACCCAGAGTGATGTTACTGAAAGCAGTGCAGCTGCCACAACAACCAAAAACTTGGAACCCTCCAAGGTTGATGGAGCCACACTGAAGGTTCCATCAAATGGTGGATCTGATAAGCGATCTCTTAGACACAATGAGAGCTTAGAAAATCAAAAGGAACAATGGTTTCACTTGTTAAATGATGAGAAACTTGGAATTGCTTCTGGAGTAATCATGAAGGCTACATCTTTAACAGTGCCTGGCTTTAATGAAGTGGCACTTGAGTCGCAGAATATCAGTGTTGGCCAGCCTGTGATTGCTGAATCTAAGGTTGTGCCCGATAGAGTCGATAAAAAAGAAACTGCCATGAAAGAAAGGATCGAAAAAATTGGGGAATTTCATGCAAAGGACAAGCCTTTTGTGACAACATCTCACCTCCCCCCTGTTCTAAACACAGATTGGTTTATCGGGAAGATTGGCAGCGGATGTAATTTTCCTACTGAAAAGGCTACCAATATACGAGGTCCTAGCCTTCAACCATATCCTTTCAATTCCAGTGCTTCCAATCCTATTAAGGTAGACCATGTTGGTGGCAGGACTAAATCTTTATTCCTCGGAAGTTTTGGGAACTCTACAAGCTCAATTTGGGCTCCTTATCGCGGTATTTTAAATAGTCCGGACCTGTGTTCAAGTCCTAGTCCCACAGATGACTGCCCGATTTCCAGAATACCTGTAGAAAATGCCAAAGCTTTTCAATCTCATCCTGCTTCAAGGCTGGTTACGTCTAGCGGGTGCGGTAGTCAAATTGTTGACACTTTCCATGTCTTTCACTGCGGCATCTTCTGTGACGGTTGTGGGGTCCATCCTATTACTGGCCCTAGGTTCAAGTCAAAAGT AAAGGAGAACTACGATCTGTGCATGATCTGTTTTGCGGAAATGGGAAATGCAAGTGACTATATCAGAATTGATCGCCCTGTGGTTTATCCACACCATGTGTTGTATGATTCT CATGCCAAGGATCGGGATCCGGTTTCATCACAGGATTGCAGGGGTTTTAAGGTTAAATCATGTCTGTCCAAGATGGATAGTTGCTTCATTACAGATGTGAATATACCCGATAATACTGTTATGGCACCTTTAACTCCATTTACCAAGGTTTGGCGACTGAAGAACAATGGTATAATTGTGTGGCCCAAGAAAACAATCATTTTCTGGATGGGAGGAGATAAATTGAGCAATGAACTTTCTGTTGAGTTAAAG ATTCCTGCAACTGGTTTGGCCATTAACCAGGAGCTTGATGTTGCTGTTGATTGCATTGCTCCTGAGCTTCCAGGAAAGTATGAATCTTGCTGGGGATTGGCTTCCCCCTCCGGACAAAGGTTTGGGCAACTCATTTGGATTCGGATCAAG CCACTGGAAAATATTAGGAGCTTTAACCTGAACTTACCTCCTCTGAGCAGTTGTTTAAATGATCCTGAAACTATTAATGTGGTTCCAGAATCAATTGTTGAAAATTGTCAAATTGATCCTGAGAATAACTATAATAGTTTTGTTCCTTCTTATACTGCACCTGTTTCACATCCTATTTTTGATCTCTCAAATATGGCAGCGGCTTTCCCTTCGATAAGATCTGATGTGCTTCATCCTTTTCTACCATTGCCTGATATAAACTTACCTGCATCTGAAGACGAGGGAATGAGCTTCAAATCTGTTAATTTAAACAATGATGTATCGACAATGAGCGAGGATGATCTGGACCTGGACGATGTTTCAGAGATTTCTGAGTGGGATAGTATCCTAGATGAGCTTTTGGATATG GGCTTCTATGATATAGAAACGAACAAGAAGCTACTTGAGAAGAACAATGGAAGCATCAAGCATGTCGTCATGGAGCTTATTGCTGCAGAAAGTAAATGA